One Ruegeria sp. SCSIO 43209 genomic window carries:
- a CDS encoding efflux RND transporter permease subunit, whose protein sequence is MITAIIRSSLANRFVILALAFMIGVAGIWAIRETPVDAIPDLSDVQVIVRTPYPGQAPQVVENQITYPLATALLAVPGAKDVRGFSFFGDSFVYVVFEDGTDLYWARSRVLEYLGQITGSLPEGVSPQLGPDATGVGWIYQYALVDRTGNHDLAQLRTLQDWFLKYELQAVEGVSEVATIGGMVKQYQVVVDPNKLRAYDITLAQLRTAIQAANRETGGSVIEMGEAEFMVRSSGYIDELSDLASAPLMVNDRGAALTLGDVAEIRLGPEMRRGVGELDGQGDAVGGVVILRWGGNALATIKAVEARIEELRSNLPEGVEIITTYDRSGVIERAIDNLQKKLTQEFIVVVLVCAAFLLHLRSSLVILLSLPLGIFAAFILMKAQGVNANIMSLGGIAIAIGAMVDASIVMIEAMHRRLEKEKLTAENRWRIVQECASEVGPALFYSLAIITVSFLPVFVLENQEGRLFSPLAYTKTYAMAAAAILSITLVPVLMGYFVRGRILPERKNPLNRLVVFVYRPFLDAAIAWPWATTLLAGVLVTSMWYPYQRIGSEFMPELNEGDFLYMPSFYPGISTGKAREVLQQTNRLIATVPEVETVHGKVGRAETATDPAPLTMVETTIQLKPEEEWRPGMTMEKIRNELDRIVQVPGVTNVWIQPIKNRIDMLATGIRTPVGVKISGTDLEVITDIGIEVERAVADIDGTASAYAERPVGGRFIEIDVKRDAASRYMMSVREVQDVVQTAIGGMQVSESVEGLERFPINLRYPQAWRDSPERLENLPVVTPSGAHVPLSALADIRIVDGPGMIRSENARRTGFVFIDIAGRDLGGYVAEAQEVVTEKVDLPPGYSLTWSGQYEYIERMQDRLTIVAPATLLIITLMLFLAFNRVIEVGIILAALPVALAGGVWFLWYLNFDISIAVLVGFIALAGVAVETAIVMLLYLNLAWEKRRGLAQSEQRKLTRDDIEDAVFEGAVLRVRPKVMTVATIFAALIPIMYGTGTGSEIMQRIAAPMIGGMVTATLLTLFVIPAIFVIWKRLALNRVNREISHTIQEVPPALPAE, encoded by the coding sequence GTGATCACGGCCATCATTCGTTCTTCGCTCGCCAACAGGTTCGTCATCTTGGCCCTCGCATTCATGATAGGAGTTGCGGGTATTTGGGCCATTCGTGAGACGCCGGTTGATGCAATCCCGGATCTGTCGGATGTCCAGGTAATTGTTCGCACGCCATATCCCGGGCAAGCGCCTCAAGTTGTCGAAAACCAAATCACATATCCACTTGCGACAGCCCTATTGGCCGTACCCGGTGCAAAAGACGTTCGCGGGTTCTCGTTCTTTGGAGACAGCTTTGTATATGTTGTCTTTGAGGACGGGACGGACCTCTACTGGGCTCGGTCGCGTGTGCTCGAATACTTGGGCCAGATTACCGGCAGCTTACCTGAGGGCGTGTCACCACAACTTGGCCCTGATGCGACTGGGGTCGGGTGGATTTATCAGTATGCGCTGGTTGACAGAACCGGAAATCATGATCTGGCTCAGCTCAGGACTCTGCAGGATTGGTTTCTGAAATACGAATTACAAGCCGTGGAAGGCGTCTCAGAAGTCGCCACCATCGGCGGAATGGTCAAACAGTACCAGGTCGTCGTCGACCCAAACAAACTACGTGCCTATGACATAACACTTGCACAATTGAGGACGGCTATTCAGGCGGCCAACCGCGAGACGGGCGGCAGCGTCATTGAGATGGGGGAAGCCGAATTCATGGTCAGGTCCTCGGGCTACATTGACGAATTGTCAGACCTTGCAAGCGCGCCGTTGATGGTCAACGACCGTGGCGCCGCTCTGACGCTTGGAGACGTCGCTGAAATCCGTCTGGGGCCGGAAATGCGGCGCGGTGTCGGAGAACTCGACGGGCAAGGAGACGCGGTTGGTGGAGTAGTCATTCTGCGATGGGGTGGGAATGCGTTGGCAACGATCAAAGCGGTGGAGGCGCGCATCGAAGAGTTGCGCTCAAACCTGCCGGAGGGGGTCGAAATCATAACGACCTACGACCGATCTGGTGTGATCGAGCGTGCTATCGATAACCTCCAGAAGAAACTGACGCAGGAATTCATTGTCGTTGTTCTTGTGTGCGCGGCTTTTCTACTTCATCTGCGGTCATCCCTCGTAATTCTTCTGTCGCTCCCTCTGGGAATCTTTGCCGCATTTATTCTGATGAAGGCGCAAGGAGTAAACGCAAACATCATGTCGCTCGGCGGCATAGCCATCGCTATTGGTGCGATGGTCGACGCATCGATTGTGATGATCGAGGCGATGCACAGGCGGTTGGAAAAAGAAAAGCTCACAGCAGAGAACCGATGGCGGATTGTGCAAGAGTGCGCTTCTGAGGTGGGACCAGCCCTTTTTTATTCTCTGGCGATTATCACGGTTAGTTTTTTGCCTGTTTTCGTTCTGGAAAATCAGGAAGGTAGGCTCTTCTCGCCACTCGCTTATACCAAAACCTACGCCATGGCTGCAGCCGCCATCCTTTCGATAACGCTGGTTCCGGTCTTGATGGGTTACTTTGTAAGGGGGCGTATTCTACCGGAGCGAAAAAATCCGCTAAATCGCTTGGTTGTGTTCGTGTACCGCCCATTTCTGGACGCGGCAATTGCCTGGCCATGGGCAACAACACTGTTGGCCGGCGTTCTGGTGACGTCCATGTGGTACCCGTACCAGAGAATTGGCTCTGAATTCATGCCCGAGTTGAACGAAGGTGATTTTCTCTACATGCCGAGCTTCTACCCCGGGATCTCGACGGGAAAAGCCCGTGAGGTACTGCAGCAGACCAACCGCCTGATCGCGACCGTGCCAGAAGTCGAAACTGTTCACGGTAAAGTTGGGCGTGCGGAGACTGCAACCGATCCAGCACCTCTAACGATGGTGGAGACCACAATCCAACTCAAGCCGGAAGAAGAATGGCGCCCCGGCATGACAATGGAGAAAATCCGGAATGAGCTCGATCGTATCGTTCAGGTTCCGGGCGTTACAAATGTTTGGATCCAACCTATCAAGAACCGCATCGATATGCTTGCGACAGGTATCCGTACTCCTGTCGGTGTCAAAATATCCGGCACCGACTTGGAGGTCATTACAGATATAGGGATCGAAGTAGAGCGTGCGGTCGCTGATATTGATGGAACGGCTTCCGCCTACGCAGAGCGACCTGTTGGCGGGCGTTTCATCGAAATCGACGTCAAACGAGATGCCGCCTCCCGATACATGATGAGTGTTCGAGAAGTTCAGGACGTAGTGCAGACCGCAATTGGCGGTATGCAAGTGTCGGAATCTGTGGAGGGGCTGGAGAGGTTTCCTATAAACCTTCGGTACCCTCAGGCATGGCGAGACAGCCCGGAACGGCTCGAAAATCTTCCTGTCGTCACGCCGTCGGGTGCTCATGTGCCACTGTCCGCTCTCGCCGATATTCGAATAGTTGACGGGCCGGGAATGATACGATCAGAGAACGCTCGACGAACTGGGTTCGTGTTCATCGACATCGCGGGGCGCGACCTGGGCGGCTATGTGGCCGAAGCACAAGAGGTGGTTACAGAAAAGGTCGACCTGCCTCCAGGTTACTCGCTGACTTGGTCAGGGCAGTATGAGTACATAGAGAGAATGCAGGACAGGTTGACGATCGTTGCTCCTGCAACCCTGCTAATTATCACGCTCATGCTTTTCTTGGCGTTCAATCGGGTGATTGAGGTCGGGATAATTCTTGCGGCGCTCCCGGTCGCATTGGCAGGTGGGGTTTGGTTCTTATGGTATCTTAACTTCGATATCTCAATTGCTGTGCTCGTGGGCTTCATCGCGCTGGCGGGAGTTGCCGTGGAAACAGCGATTGTCATGTTGTTGTACCTCAATCTTGCTTGGGAGAAACGTCGAGGGCTGGCGCAATCGGAACAGCGAAAGCTGACACGTGACGATATCGAAGACGCGGTGTTCGAAGGAGCCGTTCTTCGGGTTCGGCCGAAGGTAATGACTGTAGCCACGATCTTTGCAGCACT